The Pediococcus inopinatus region ATTTTTTACGGGAACATTAAAGTCCACACGCATTAAAACTTTTTTGTCTTTAACATCTAAATCAGAAACTGTTAATTTAGCCAAAGTTATTCCTCCTAATTTAAGAAATTAATGTATTATCAATAAAAAAAGACGGAGGAAGTTTGCCTCCCTCCGCCTTAAACCGTTAGACGGTTTTGAAACCTGCAAACTTAAAAGATTAAATTAATTTAATCCTAGAGAGTAGCAAACTTCAATAAAGTACGTACCATTTGGCAAGTGAAGCCGTATTCGTTGTCGTACCAAGCAACAGTTTTAACTAATTGATTGTCTCCAGCGCTTGTAACTTCAGTTTGTGTTGGGTCAAAGATTGAACCGTATGTTGTGCCGATAACGTCACTAGATACGATTTCGTCTTCGTTGTAACCAAATGATTCGTTGTTTTCTGTATGTTTCTTGATTGCAGCATTAACTTCGTCAGCTGTAACGTTCTTGCCTAAGATTGCAACTAATTCAGTTAATGAACCATCAACAACACCAACACGTTGTGCATGTCCTTGTAATTTACCAACTAATTCTGGGATTACAAGACCAATAGCTTTAGCAGCACCAGTTGAATGAGGAATAGTGTTAACACCAGCAGCACGAGCTGCACGTAAGTTACCACCACGAACTGGTCCATCAAGTAACATTTGTGTACTTGTGTAAGCATGGATTGTTGTCATTGTACCTACTTTGATACCAAATTCTTGGTTCAAGAAGTAAGCCATAGGTGCTAAACAGTTTGTTGTACATGAGCCAGCAGAAACAATCTTGTCATCTGCAGTTAAAACGTCATCATTAACGTTGTAAACAACAGTTTTAAGATCATTACCAGCAGGAGCAGAAATCAGAACACGTTTTGCGCCGGCATCCAAATGAGCTTGTGCCTTTGCTTTTGATGTATAGAAACCTGTACATTCAAGAACAAAGTCAACGCCATCATCTTTAACCCATGGAATATCCTGTGCTTTAGGTTCTGCGTAAACACGGTATTTCTTGCCATCAACAATGATGGAGTCATCTGTCGCGCTAACCTCACCAGGGAAAGTGCCATGTGTTGAGTCATACTTCAATAAATGTGCCAACATTGCTGGACTTGTCAAATCATTGATAGCCACAACTTCAATATCATTTGACTTTGCGCCTAATTCATAGATGCGACGGAAAGCTAAACGACCGATACGTCCAAAACCATTAATACCAATCTTTACAGTCATACTAAGATTTCCTCCTTTAGGAATCAAAAAAAATAATTTTTATTTTAAAAAGTGATGTTTAAAAACATTACTTTTTTAAAATCAAGTTTGCGGCACCTTCATCAGTAACCAAATACGTCTGGTGAGGTGCTAATTTCATGTAAGAACGGATTGCCTGAGCTTTTGTATGCCCACCTGCAACCGCCAAAACATGATCGATTGAATTGATGCGTTCGAACTGTAAACCAATTCGAGGCACCCGATAAACGATCTCACCCTGCTGATTATAAAAACAACCAAAAGCTTCTCCAACTGCTTCCTTTTTTTGTAAAAGGTGCAAAATCTTCGGATCAACTTCTCGGCGTTCAGCCATTTCATCGGCGCGACCAATTCCGTGAATCACAACATTACTTTGCTCAATCAGTTGTAAGACCAATTGAACACTCGGTTCTTCCAGTAATGGCTGGTAACTCTTTTCACTCAATTTTTCTGGGACATACATTGATTGGCTTTCACCATGTGTACGTTCCGCCATGATTGAACAAACTGTGTTTGCTTGCATAGCAATTGATTGACCCATACCACCACGACCAGGAACGAAGGTAAGTTGTCGTTTAGTGGATAATTCTGGAGAAAATTCTTTAGCAACTTGTGCCATTGTATTTCCGCCCATCACCACTATTACATTATTACCCTCTGGTAACATTTTTGCAAGTGTATCGTTAAGAATTGTTCCCATTCCATCAAGAACGCGATCTTGATGATCACTATCTCCAGAAATAATAAAACAACGATCAATATTAAGAATCTGTGCTAGTTCCCGTTCCGATTGTTGTAAACCTAACATGCCATCGACCATATTACTTAAACCGTTTAAAGCAGAACGGCCTTCCTTAGTCAATGTCATCCCTGCTGGGGAAGCTTGAATCATCCCCAACTGTCTCAACATATCAGTATGTGTTCGTAAGACTCGTTCACTCATATTAAGATGAATGGCCAATCCACGGCGACCAATTGGAGCCATCAGGGCAATTGATCGTAAGACTGAGAAACGTTTTAAAAAAACGTCTATCATGTCTGGTGCGATTGCTTCTAGCCATTTTAGCTCATTTTGCATGATCTCTCTGCTCCCAATCGGGACGTAAGTCGTCCATACGTGTCATTGAACGACCCGACAAATTCAAAATAATTGGCATACACCTAATCAAATTATTTTTCGGTTGTATACCACTCACTTACATATTGAATTATATCAGGAGCCGCTCTTCATTGCAACTCAAACCCCTATGCAATCTTAAACGTTTTCTTAACCAACCCTCTAATCTGCTTCATACCGCTTTCGTGCCGATGATGACGGAATATTCAGACTTTCTCGATATTTTGCAACTGTCCGTCTAGAAACCTCAATCTTACGTTCTGCCAATTGTTTAACAATTTTTGCATCAGACAATGGTTTACGCTTATCCTCTTCATGAATAAACTTCTGCAATAACTGCTTCACTGTATCAACCGATAAGCCTTCTGGTGATGCATCTGTTTTAGCCACGGCGCTACTAAAAAATGATTTAAGTTCAAAAGTACCAAAGCGCGTTTGTAAATACTTGCCATTGACTGCCCGACTAATTGTGGATTCATGTAAACCCAATTTCAAGGCCACATCTTGTAACAGCAGCGGCCTCAATTCTTTGGTCTTTTCAAGGAAGAAAGCCTGTTGATGTTCAACTAAAACTCTTCCAACCCGTAAAATTGTGTTTTCTCTTTGTTGTAAGCTTCGAGAAATCCAATCGTACTCTTTCTTTTTCCCTTTGACATAGTCCGTTACTTCACTATCTTTTCGTTGTAACATCTTTTGAAAATAACGTTGTTGGAAATGCACGGCAGGTTTAGCCGATCGCGACATTCGAATACTAAGTTCTCCCTCCTCATTTTCCACAATCAAATCTGGAAAAATATATTGAGGACCCTCGTCATTAAAACGAGCGCCTGGCTTCGGGGTTAAGGTCCGGATATAATCAAAAATTTCTTGAATCTCTGCCAAAGTCATTTCTTGCTGCTTAGCAATTAAGGCCCATTTTTTATTTGCTAACTCCTCAAAATTTTCCTTTAAAAGCGTGATCGCATTTTTTGGTGCCCAATCATCGCTCTCAGCCTGAAGTAAAAGACTCTCTTGCAAATTTCTCGCCCCAACGCCCGGCGGATCCAGTTGCTGAATTAACGTTACAGCATCCACCATATCAACCTTGTTACTCCCGGTTTTTTCCATCGCGTCTTCAAGTGAAATGTCCAAGTAGCCATCTTGATCAATATACTCAAGTAAAAATAAAACTAAATTCCGTAAGGGAGTATCTCGCAGTGTGAGATGAATCTGATCAAGTAAATATTCAAACAAGGATTGATGACTGTCATTTGGAATTTGATTCATATAATTTTCATCAACTGATTGTGAAGATGATCTGGACTGCGAACTAATTGGTAGATCTTCTCGACTAGTTGACACATTAATTAATGGATTTTCCAACGCCTTTTGGTTCAAAAAATTTTGTAATTCTTCAACATTATATTGTAGAACTTGAATCGATTGCTGCAACGTCTGGGTCATTGCTAACCATTGAGCTTGTTTTTGATGTTGATGTAGGCCCTGTTGAATAGCCAAGTAGATCACCTCTTTTTAAATAGCTTGTTTTTTTAAAGTGAATACAGTAAAATTAAAAGGTAGTTTGCGCCGTTAGTGTAGTGGATCGCACGTGAGATTCCGGTTCTTGAGACGCGGGTTCGACTCCCGCATGGCGCATTTTTTTGTACCCAAAATTATTTTAGCCTTTTCAAAAATGTTGTTTCGTCACTGTTGAAAGGGTGTTCATAGTCTTCTAATTATTAAACACTAGTTATTAGATGTCAAACAAAATCATTTAAAAACAATAGTTGCCCACATTTTACAAAATAAAGATAAACCTTATTTAGAGCTGATTATCTTCAGCTCTTTTTTAGAACAAATCACTACCTTTACCATCCACCACACAAAAGTGAAAAAGATTAGAAACATGTTCTCAGGCCTTGTATCATGCCACTGTGATGCTTGATGGAAGCTAGTATTAAGGGGATTAATCAAAAAAAGATTCAAAGCGAGTAAAATTGTTTGACCTTTTTTGACCTTGGCGTTAAGCTATTACTATATTAGTGATGAACTAATAAAATAAAAAATTAAATTTAAAGGGAGGCTACTAAGTTATGAACTTAGTTCCAACAGTTATTGAACAATCATCACGTGGCGAACGTGCTTATGATATCTATTCCCGTTTGTTGAAGGATCGAATCATTATGCTTTCCGGTGCTATCGATGATGACGTTGCTAACTCAATTATTGCCCAGCTTTTGTTTCTTGATGCCCAAGACTCTGAGAAAGATATTTACCTATATATCAACTCTCCCGGTGGTGTTGTAACTGCCGGCCTTGCAATTTACGATACAATGAACTTCATCAAATCTGATGTTCAAACAATCGTAATGGGGATGGCTGCATCTATGGCTAGTGTATTGGCATCGTCTGGTACAAAGGGCAAGCGTTTTGCTTTACCTCATTCAGAAGTGTTGATTCATCAGCCATCTGGTGGTGCTCAAGGACAACAAACTGAAATTGAAATTGTCGCAGAAGAAATTCTAAAGACACGTAAACAATTGAACCAAATCTTGGCTGACAATTCTGGTCAACCATTGAAAGTTATTAATCGTGATACCGAGCGTGATCATTACTTTACAGCTCAAGAAGCTGTTGATTACGGCTTGATTGACGGAATTATGGCCAATAACGAAGATTTAAAGAAGTAACATTTCAGATATTCAAAAAAAGACACTGAGTTTTTATAACTCGGTGTCTTTTTTTGTTTACAGACTCTACGCACGTAATTTATCTGCATATTCATTTAATTTTCGTAGTCGATGGTTAATCCCCGATTTTGAAATTGCACCACTTGGAATCAACTCGCCCAATTCCTTTAAACTGACTTCTTGATTATCCAATCTAACTCGCGCAACCTCTTGAAGTTTTGGTGGTAATTTATTAATTCCTACCATTTCATCAATATATTTAATGTTATTGATTTGTTTACTCGAAGCGTTAGCAACTTTCGTCAAATTAGCATTTTCGCAATTTACAAGCCGATTAACAGAATTGCGCATATCACGAAGAATCCGAACGTCCTCAAATTTCAGCATCGAATTGGTTGCTCCAATTAAAGATAGGAAGTCCGCAATTCGTTCCGCTTCCTTCAAATAGACAATATATCCGCTACGTCGCTCAGTCGAACGCGCATTTAAATGATATCGATTCATCCATTCAGTCAACATTGCGTTGTGTGTTTCATATAAAGAATAAATTTCCAAGTGATATCGACTTGTTTCAGGATTATTAACTGATCCTCCAGCCAAAAATGCACCTCTTAAATAAGAACGGATTTCACCCTCAGTTGTCAGTAAATCATCAGGCACTTTCTCATTAATCTGAAAACCATTCGTTAAAATAGATAAATCTTCCAGAATAGCTTGGGCATTTGTCATCAAACGGACAATATAAAGATTATTTTTCTTGAGCTTCATTTTGCGACGAACAATTAATTCCCCTTCAACAGAGTAAAAATCCTTTAATAGTGTGTAAATTCGTCGCGCAATTGCGGGATTTTCGGTTTGCACACTTAACACTAACTGATGATGAACCAAATTAATTGAACCATTCATGCGAATAAGAGCCATCAATTCAGCTTTTGCATTTTCAGGATGGACTTCAATCCCAGTTAGCTCTTTTTTTACTTCACTTGCATACGACACGAAAATCCCTTCCTTCTAAATTATAATTTTTCTTGCTAACAATTCTTCAAAACACACTGTTTAGTCACAGGCTTTAGGATTTCCTGCCATATTAAACAATTCTTCGGCCACCCGATCACCATCATGAAAAGCTCCGTGGTCGCGCAAACTAAGAAAGTTATTGGAAACCACCCGACAGTTTTGAGCTCTTAAGCCTTTAAAATCGGATCCAACTTGAGTAGAATACTCGTCGTAACGATCATAATCCATGTAGTCATCAGGTACCTTAGCTGTATTTACGAGCACAGTATCGACGAAATTTTGTCCCAAGTGCTCATTCAACACCCGAACATGATCGGAGTCCGTGAAGTTATCCGTTTCGCCTTTTTGAGTCATAATGTTACAAATGTACACAACCTCTGCTGTGGTTTTTAAAACCGCATCCCCAATGTTTGAAATCATCAGATTAGGGAGAATGCTCGTGAATAAGCTTCCGGGTCCAAGCACGATTTCATCCGCATCTAAAATAGCGTCAATGGCCTCTTGAACAGCATGTGGCTTTTCATTCGCCTTCCAAGAGGTTGGCTCTACCCAAATTCGTTTAATTGTTTTATGGGCGGCAGTAATTTCAGACTCTCCTGCCAATTGACTGCCATCACTAAATTCGGCATGAAGCACAAGCGGTTCATCTGAGGCTGGGTAAATATGACCATCAACCTTCATCATTTCGGAAAGTTCCTGGACCGCAGTAAAAATTCCCGATTTCATTTCCGATAAAGCCGCAATAATTAGGTTCCCAATTGCATGTCCAGATAAGAAACTATCATTACTTTTAAATCGATATTGAAAAATATCGAGTTCTAGTTTTGGCAAATCAGAAAGCGCCACAATCACATTACGAATGTCGCCAGGGGGCACAACGTTGACGTAGTTTCGAATGACGCCTGAGGACCCCCCATCATCAGCGACTGTAACAATGGCTGTGATGTCTGCATTTTGTTTTTTTAAGCTTTTTAAGATGACCGGTAAACCAGTCCCACCACCAATCACCACAAATTTAGGGCGATTTTTTGCCGCATGTTTCTTTGTCATGATCGATTCACAGTTTCCTTTCGCTTGTTCATATCACGATGTTGAATATGAACAGTATAGTCGGACTCCAAATCTTCAGCAACACGCTTTGCAATCGCCACAGACCGGTGTTGACCGCCTGTACAGCCAATTGCAATTGTGACTGTCGACTTGCCTTCTTTTTGATAACCAGGCATTACATATTTTAATAATGAAATAAAATGATTATAGAATTTTTCAGTAACAGGTTGTTCCATCACATACTTGTACACAGCATCGTCTAAGCCAGACTTACTCTTTAGCTCTGGCACATAATAAGGGTTAGGTAAGAATCGAACGTCCATCACGATATCTGCATCAATTGGGAGCCCATATTTAAAACCAAAAGAAACCACTTCGATATGGAATTTCCCTGTTGCACCTTCTGTACCAAAATTCTCAAAAATCTGTTCTCGTAATTCACGCGGTGTCATTGAAGTGGTGTCAATCACATATTGCGCATTTGAACGGATTGGGGCCAAAAGTTCTCGTTCCTTACGCACACCATCAATCACACGGCCATCCATTGCTAGCGGATGCGAACGACGTGTTTCTTTATAGCGAGAAATTAATTCCTTATCGGATGTGTCTAGAAAAAGAATTTGAGAATCAATTGTAGCTGGCTCTGAATCCTCATCCGTAAGCATGTGTAAAATTTGGTCATAAAAAGCACGTGACCTTAAATCCACAACCAAGGCAACCTTGTTAATCTTCCCAGACTCTTTAACCAATTCCCAAAACTTAGGTAAGAGTGCGGGTGGCATGTTATCCACACAGAAAAAGCCAAGGTCTTCAAAGCTTTGCATGGCAACTGTTTTCCCAGCTCCACTCATTCCGGTTACAATGACTAATTGCATTTTTTCATCTGTCATTTAAATATCCCCCGTTCATGATAGCTCATTATAACACACCGGGTGTTTCATTTTAAGCTTCGCGCCAAATTTAAAGCTGTCTTAAGTTATGACAGGTAATTAAATTTACGCCTTGCTCTATGAAAAAATCCTCCATGCCATTTAAATTACAAAAAAATCGAAACACCTTCTTTAATAGTCGAGGTGATTTCGATTTTTTTATTAGGCTTTTGCGTCAGTCAAAGAAACTTCTGTAGTCCGTTTCTTATCACGTTTTAAAATCGGCTTTAAATACTGCCCAGTATAACTTTCCTTTACTTCAGCAACTTGTTCAGGTGTACCTGTTGCGACAATTGAACCACCGCCGGCCCCGCCTTCTGGTCCAAGGTCAATTAAATAGTCAGCCGTTTTAATGACATCCAGATTATGTTCGATAACCAAAACGGTATTGCCTTTATCTACTAATCGCTGCAAAACTTCCAATAAACGTTTGATATCGTCAGTATGCAAACCAGTAGTTGGTTCGTCCAAAATGTAGAAACTCTTCCCTGCAGATTGTTTATGCAGTTCAGAAGCAAGCTTCATCCGTTGCGCTTCCCCACCAGATAATGTCGTTGCAGACTGACCCATTTGGACATAACCAAGGCCGACATCCACAATGGTTTGCAGTTTACGCCGAATTTTAGGAATTGGTTCGAAGAAGTTCAAAGCTTCTTCAACGGTCATTTCTAAAACATCCGCAATGCTCTTTCCTTTGTATTTCACTTCAAGGGTTTCTGAATTATACCGCTTTCCCTTGCAAACCTCACAAGGAACATAAACATCTGGTAAAAAGTTCATTTCAATTTTAAGAATTCCATCGCCTTTACATGCTTCACAGCGGCCACCTTTGATATTGAAACTAAAACGACCTTTTTGATACCCACGTAATTTGGCTTCATTGGTTTGCGCAAATAACCCACGAATATCATCAAAGACACTTGTATACGTTGCCGGATTACTTCTTGGAGTCCGCCCAATTGGGCTTTGGTCAATGTTAATAATTTTTTCAATGTTTTTTACACCAGAAATTGATCGATACTTGCCTGGCTTTTCAGAATTACGATTTAATTTTTGTGCTAAAGCGCGTTTTAAAACCATATTAACAAGTGTCGACTTTCCCGATCCGGAAACACCGGTTACAGCTACAAATTTGCCAAGGGGAAAATCCACATTAATATTCTTTAAATTGTTTTCAGACGCACCTTTAATTGTAATCTTCTTACCATTACCTTTACGCCTTTTTAAAGGAACTGGCACAAATTTTTTACCAGCTAAGTATTGGCCAGTTAGCGAAGCCGGGTTCTTTTCAACTTCTTCAGGTGTTCCAGCAGCCATAATTTTGCCACCATTATCACCAGCACCGGGACCAACATCAATTAAGTAATCCGCCGCTCGCATGGTATCTTCATCATGTTCGACAATAATTAATGTGTTCCCAAGATCACGCATCTTCTTTAATGATCCAATTAACCGGTCGTTATCTCGTTGATGTAGTCCAATTGAAGGCTCATCCAAAATATACAAAACACCAGATAAATTAGATCCGATTTGAGTAGCCAATCGAATTCGTTGAGCTTCTCCACCCGATAAAGTCCGGGACGCGCGACTTAAAGTTAAGTATTCTAAACCAACATTTTTAAGAAAAGTTAGCCGATCACGAATTTCTTTTAAAATTGGTTTGGCAATGGCACTTTCTTGTTCAGATAAAACGACATGATTAAAAAAGTCCATCGCATCATTAATTGGCAAACTGGAAACTTCACCAATATGCTGATCCATAACTTTAACACTTCGCGCTTTGCGGTTTAAACGATAACCGTGACACGTTTGACAGGTCAATTCACGCATGTAACCACGCATTACGTCACGTGTGAAATCACTGTTAGTCTCTCGATAACGACGATCCACGTTTTCAATCACGCCCTCAAACTCGGCATCAACATCGCGAACACCACCAAAATCATTTTCATAATGAAAATGAAATGTTTTACCTTTTGATCCATAAAGGACAAAATCTTTATCCGCTTTGCTAAGTTTTTCGAACGGCGTATCCATATCAATTCCAAAAGCATCACAAGCTTGTTCTAATAAGCTTGGATAATATTGTGAACTAATTGGATTCCAAGGCGCCAAGGCACCTTCTCGTAAAGTTTTACTTGTGTCTGGCACAACCAGATCCATATCAACTTCAAGCTTTACACCTAATCCATCACAATCAGGACAGGCTCCAAATGGTGCATTGAAGGAGAATAACCGCGGTTCTAATTCGCCCACTGTGAACCCACAAACTGGGCAAGAATAGTGCTCAGAAAACAAGATTGGTTCACCATTGATCAAATCAGCAGTGGCATACCCACCACTCAAACGCAAAGCAGCTTCAAATGAGTCAAATAAACGGGAGCGAATTCCGTCCTTAACCACAATTCGATCAATCACAATTTCAATGGTATGCATTTTGCTTTTGTTGAGATCAAGCTCTTCTTCAATATCATGAATTTCGCCATCGACCCGAACGCGCACAAAGCCTTCGCGTTTAATTTTTTCAAAGATTTTCTTGTGCTGTCCCTTTTTAGCACGCACAATTGGTGACATAATTTGGAGCTTGGTGCGTTCTGGGAGCGACAATACCTTATCAACCATCTGTTCCACAGATTGACTCGTAATCAGTGTCCCATCATTGGGACAAATAGGATGACCAACCCGGGCCCACAAAAGACGTAAGTAATCATTAATTTCCGTCACAGTTCCCACCGTGGAACGGGGATTTTTAGAGGTCGTTTTTTGGTCAATCGAAATTGCCGGACTTAATCCATCAATTGAATCAACATCTGGCTTATCCATCTGTCCCAAAAACTGACGCGCATATGCTGATAAACTCTCAACATACCGTCGTTGGCCTTCAGCGTACAAGGTATCAAAGGCTAACGAACTTTTTCCTGAACCTGATAAGCCTGTGATTACAACCATTTTATTTTTTGGAATGGTTACATCAATATCTTTTAAATTATGTGCTCGTGCACCATGAATGACAATTTTATCGTTTGCCAAATCCGTTCCCCCTAACCCATTTCGGTCTTTAATTCCATTATTGTATCACGTAATGTCGCAGCCGTTTCAAAGTCCAACTTCTTAGCAGCTGATCGCATTTGATCCGTTAAACTCGCGATCATCTTCTTTTGATCTTCCCGTGACATATCACCAAAATCACTTTCCAAGAAGTCGTCTTTTTTACCAGTATCTTCGTTTTCTTTAGTTGGCGCAATTAAATCACGAATCGATTTTTTAATGGTATGTGGTGTAATATGATGCTCTTCGTTATAAGCTTCCTGAATTTTTCGACGGCGATTAGTCTCATCCATTGTTGCTTGCATTGAATCGGTCACTTTATCCGCATACATGATTACCCGACCATTTTCATTCCGCGCTGCTCGCCCAGAAACCTGAATCAGTGATCGTGTATTACGCAAGAAGCCTTCCTTGTCAGCATCCAAAATTGCAACTAAGGACACCTCTGGCACATCGATTCCTTCACGAAGTAAATTAATTCCAATCAAAGCATCATACTTACCCGTCCGCAAATCACGAATAATTCGGGTTCGCTCAAGCGTCTTAATATCACTATGCAGATAAGCAACCTTGATGCCTAATTCTTTCAGATAATCCGTTAAATCTTCAGCCATTTTTTTCGTCAAAGTAGTGACAAATACCCGTTCGTTACGTTCGGCACGCTTATTAATTTCCCCGACCAAATCATCCATTTGTCCCATAATTGGTCGAACTTCAATTTCAGGATCCAATAACCCAGTCGGCCGAATAATTTGTTCAACCACATGAT contains the following coding sequences:
- a CDS encoding sugar-binding transcriptional regulator; the encoded protein is MQNELKWLEAIAPDMIDVFLKRFSVLRSIALMAPIGRRGLAIHLNMSERVLRTHTDMLRQLGMIQASPAGMTLTKEGRSALNGLSNMVDGMLGLQQSERELAQILNIDRCFIISGDSDHQDRVLDGMGTILNDTLAKMLPEGNNVIVVMGGNTMAQVAKEFSPELSTKRQLTFVPGRGGMGQSIAMQANTVCSIMAERTHGESQSMYVPEKLSEKSYQPLLEEPSVQLVLQLIEQSNVVIHGIGRADEMAERREVDPKILHLLQKKEAVGEAFGCFYNQQGEIVYRVPRIGLQFERINSIDHVLAVAGGHTKAQAIRSYMKLAPHQTYLVTDEGAANLILKK
- the gap gene encoding type I glyceraldehyde-3-phosphate dehydrogenase; the protein is MTVKIGINGFGRIGRLAFRRIYELGAKSNDIEVVAINDLTSPAMLAHLLKYDSTHGTFPGEVSATDDSIIVDGKKYRVYAEPKAQDIPWVKDDGVDFVLECTGFYTSKAKAQAHLDAGAKRVLISAPAGNDLKTVVYNVNDDVLTADDKIVSAGSCTTNCLAPMAYFLNQEFGIKVGTMTTIHAYTSTQMLLDGPVRGGNLRAARAAGVNTIPHSTGAAKAIGLVIPELVGKLQGHAQRVGVVDGSLTELVAILGKNVTADEVNAAIKKHTENNESFGYNEDEIVSSDVIGTTYGSIFDPTQTEVTSAGDNQLVKTVAWYDNEYGFTCQMVRTLLKFATL
- the rpoN gene encoding RNA polymerase factor sigma-54, translated to MAIQQGLHQHQKQAQWLAMTQTLQQSIQVLQYNVEELQNFLNQKALENPLINVSTSREDLPISSQSRSSSQSVDENYMNQIPNDSHQSLFEYLLDQIHLTLRDTPLRNLVLFLLEYIDQDGYLDISLEDAMEKTGSNKVDMVDAVTLIQQLDPPGVGARNLQESLLLQAESDDWAPKNAITLLKENFEELANKKWALIAKQQEMTLAEIQEIFDYIRTLTPKPGARFNDEGPQYIFPDLIVENEEGELSIRMSRSAKPAVHFQQRYFQKMLQRKDSEVTDYVKGKKKEYDWISRSLQQRENTILRVGRVLVEHQQAFFLEKTKELRPLLLQDVALKLGLHESTISRAVNGKYLQTRFGTFELKSFFSSAVAKTDASPEGLSVDTVKQLLQKFIHEEDKRKPLSDAKIVKQLAERKIEVSRRTVAKYRESLNIPSSSARKRYEAD
- the uvrA gene encoding excinuclease ABC subunit UvrA — translated: MANDKIVIHGARAHNLKDIDVTIPKNKMVVITGLSGSGKSSLAFDTLYAEGQRRYVESLSAYARQFLGQMDKPDVDSIDGLSPAISIDQKTTSKNPRSTVGTVTEINDYLRLLWARVGHPICPNDGTLITSQSVEQMVDKVLSLPERTKLQIMSPIVRAKKGQHKKIFEKIKREGFVRVRVDGEIHDIEEELDLNKSKMHTIEIVIDRIVVKDGIRSRLFDSFEAALRLSGGYATADLINGEPILFSEHYSCPVCGFTVGELEPRLFSFNAPFGACPDCDGLGVKLEVDMDLVVPDTSKTLREGALAPWNPISSQYYPSLLEQACDAFGIDMDTPFEKLSKADKDFVLYGSKGKTFHFHYENDFGGVRDVDAEFEGVIENVDRRYRETNSDFTRDVMRGYMRELTCQTCHGYRLNRKARSVKVMDQHIGEVSSLPINDAMDFFNHVVLSEQESAIAKPILKEIRDRLTFLKNVGLEYLTLSRASRTLSGGEAQRIRLATQIGSNLSGVLYILDEPSIGLHQRDNDRLIGSLKKMRDLGNTLIIVEHDEDTMRAADYLIDVGPGAGDNGGKIMAAGTPEEVEKNPASLTGQYLAGKKFVPVPLKRRKGNGKKITIKGASENNLKNINVDFPLGKFVAVTGVSGSGKSTLVNMVLKRALAQKLNRNSEKPGKYRSISGVKNIEKIINIDQSPIGRTPRSNPATYTSVFDDIRGLFAQTNEAKLRGYQKGRFSFNIKGGRCEACKGDGILKIEMNFLPDVYVPCEVCKGKRYNSETLEVKYKGKSIADVLEMTVEEALNFFEPIPKIRRKLQTIVDVGLGYVQMGQSATTLSGGEAQRMKLASELHKQSAGKSFYILDEPTTGLHTDDIKRLLEVLQRLVDKGNTVLVIEHNLDVIKTADYLIDLGPEGGAGGGSIVATGTPEQVAEVKESYTGQYLKPILKRDKKRTTEVSLTDAKA
- a CDS encoding gluconeogenesis factor YvcK family protein, which codes for MTKKHAAKNRPKFVVIGGGTGLPVILKSLKKQNADITAIVTVADDGGSSGVIRNYVNVVPPGDIRNVIVALSDLPKLELDIFQYRFKSNDSFLSGHAIGNLIIAALSEMKSGIFTAVQELSEMMKVDGHIYPASDEPLVLHAEFSDGSQLAGESEITAAHKTIKRIWVEPTSWKANEKPHAVQEAIDAILDADEIVLGPGSLFTSILPNLMISNIGDAVLKTTAEVVYICNIMTQKGETDNFTDSDHVRVLNEHLGQNFVDTVLVNTAKVPDDYMDYDRYDEYSTQVGSDFKGLRAQNCRVVSNNFLSLRDHGAFHDGDRVAEELFNMAGNPKACD
- the rapZ gene encoding RNase adapter RapZ, which encodes MTDEKMQLVIVTGMSGAGKTVAMQSFEDLGFFCVDNMPPALLPKFWELVKESGKINKVALVVDLRSRAFYDQILHMLTDEDSEPATIDSQILFLDTSDKELISRYKETRRSHPLAMDGRVIDGVRKERELLAPIRSNAQYVIDTTSMTPRELREQIFENFGTEGATGKFHIEVVSFGFKYGLPIDADIVMDVRFLPNPYYVPELKSKSGLDDAVYKYVMEQPVTEKFYNHFISLLKYVMPGYQKEGKSTVTIAIGCTGGQHRSVAIAKRVAEDLESDYTVHIQHRDMNKRKETVNRS
- the whiA gene encoding DNA-binding protein WhiA, producing the protein MSYASEVKKELTGIEVHPENAKAELMALIRMNGSINLVHHQLVLSVQTENPAIARRIYTLLKDFYSVEGELIVRRKMKLKKNNLYIVRLMTNAQAILEDLSILTNGFQINEKVPDDLLTTEGEIRSYLRGAFLAGGSVNNPETSRYHLEIYSLYETHNAMLTEWMNRYHLNARSTERRSGYIVYLKEAERIADFLSLIGATNSMLKFEDVRILRDMRNSVNRLVNCENANLTKVANASSKQINNIKYIDEMVGINKLPPKLQEVARVRLDNQEVSLKELGELIPSGAISKSGINHRLRKLNEYADKLRA
- the clpP gene encoding ATP-dependent Clp endopeptidase proteolytic subunit ClpP, with product MNLVPTVIEQSSRGERAYDIYSRLLKDRIIMLSGAIDDDVANSIIAQLLFLDAQDSEKDIYLYINSPGGVVTAGLAIYDTMNFIKSDVQTIVMGMAASMASVLASSGTKGKRFALPHSEVLIHQPSGGAQGQQTEIEIVAEEILKTRKQLNQILADNSGQPLKVINRDTERDHYFTAQEAVDYGLIDGIMANNEDLKK